The proteins below come from a single Streptomyces sp. M92 genomic window:
- a CDS encoding DUF349 domain-containing protein, translating to MSSDPWGRVDETGTVYVRTADGEKVVGSWQAGSPEEALAYFERKYEGLVVEIGLLEKRVKTTDLSAKDAQTAIDHLREQVDAHHAVGDLDALRTRLDKLVELVEKRREERKVQRAKQSDEARAAKEALVAEAEELARSDQWRSAGERLRSLVDTWKGLPRLDRKSDDELWHRFSHARSAFSKRRKQHFAQLDAQREEARRTKERLVSEAEALSNSTDWGPTAARYRDLMSEWKAAGRAQREHEDDLWNRFRGAQDVFFAARSSVFAERDAEQAENLKLKEELAEEAEKLLPVTDLKAARAAFRSVNERWEAIGHVPRDARPKVEGRMHAVERALQEAEETEWRRTNPEARARAEGLTGQLQAAVDKLRGQIEQARSQGNNAKADKLERELEGRQALLDQALKGLHEFGG from the coding sequence GTGAGCAGCGACCCGTGGGGCCGCGTCGACGAGACGGGGACCGTGTACGTGCGTACGGCCGACGGCGAGAAGGTCGTCGGTTCCTGGCAGGCGGGCTCCCCCGAGGAGGCGCTGGCCTATTTCGAGCGCAAGTACGAAGGCCTGGTTGTCGAGATCGGCCTCCTCGAGAAGCGCGTGAAGACCACCGACCTGTCGGCGAAGGACGCCCAGACCGCCATCGACCACCTGCGCGAGCAGGTCGACGCGCACCACGCGGTGGGCGACCTGGACGCCCTGCGGACCCGGCTGGACAAGCTCGTCGAGCTGGTGGAGAAGCGCCGCGAGGAGCGGAAGGTCCAGCGGGCGAAGCAGTCCGACGAGGCGCGTGCCGCCAAGGAGGCGCTGGTCGCCGAGGCCGAGGAGCTGGCCCGGTCCGACCAGTGGCGGTCGGCCGGTGAGCGGCTGCGGTCCCTGGTGGACACCTGGAAGGGTCTGCCGCGGCTGGACCGCAAGTCCGACGACGAGCTGTGGCACCGCTTCTCGCACGCGCGGTCGGCGTTCTCCAAGCGGCGCAAGCAGCACTTCGCCCAGCTGGACGCCCAGCGCGAGGAGGCCCGCCGGACCAAGGAACGGCTGGTCTCCGAGGCGGAGGCGCTGTCGAACTCGACGGACTGGGGACCGACGGCCGCGCGCTACCGCGACCTGATGTCCGAGTGGAAGGCCGCGGGCCGCGCGCAGCGCGAGCACGAGGACGACCTGTGGAACCGCTTCCGCGGCGCCCAGGACGTGTTCTTCGCCGCCCGCAGCTCGGTCTTCGCCGAGCGCGACGCCGAGCAGGCGGAGAACCTCAAGCTGAAGGAGGAGCTGGCCGAGGAGGCCGAGAAGCTCCTGCCGGTCACCGACCTGAAGGCGGCCCGCGCCGCGTTCCGCTCGGTGAACGAGCGCTGGGAGGCCATCGGCCACGTGCCGCGCGACGCCCGGCCCAAGGTCGAGGGCCGGATGCACGCCGTGGAGCGGGCGCTCCAGGAGGCCGAGGAGACCGAGTGGCGCCGGACGAACCCGGAGGCACGCGCGCGTGCCGAGGGTCTGACCGGTCAGCTGCAGGCCGCCGTCGACAAGCTCCGGGGCCAGATCGAGCAGGCCCGCTCCCAGGGCAACAACGCGAAGGCCGACAAGCTGGAGCGTGAGCTGGAGGGTCGGCAGGCACTGCTGGACCAGGCGCTGAAGGGGCTGCACGAGTTCGGCGGCTGA
- the relA gene encoding GTP pyrophosphokinase, translated as MPDEAQPLTAAKPESSSASAAKPAPSAPQAKNDTRGPIRHAPSAPVDKPAEQQPRPKPMPPERERNAPVVRTPAGQPARSGSSNRVRARLARLGVQRANPYNPVLEPLLRIVRSNDPKIETATLRQIERAYQVAERWHRGQKRKSGDPYITHPLAVTTILAELGMDPATLMAGLLHDTVEDTEYGLEDLRRDFGDVVTLLVDGVTKLDKVKFGEAAQAETVRKMVVAMAKDPRVLVIKLADRLHNMRTMRYLKREKQEKKARETLEIYAPLAHRLGMNTIKWELEDLAFAILYPKMYDEIVRLVAERAPKRDEYLAIVTDEVQQDLRAARIKATVTGRPKHYYSVYQKMIVRGRDFAEIYDLVGIRVLVDTVRDCYAALGTVHARWNPVPGRFKDYIAMPKFNMYQSLHTTVIGPNGKPVELQIRTFDMHRRAEYGIAAHWKYKQEAVAGASKVRSDAPKSSGKGKDDHLNDMAWLRQLLDWQKETEDPGEFLESLRFDLSRNEVFVFTPKGDVIALPAGATPVDFAYAVHTEVGHRTIGARVNGRLVPLESTLDNGDLVEVFTSKAAGAGPSRDWLGFVKSPRARNKIRAWFSKERRDEAIEQGKDSIVRAMRKQNLPIQRILTGDSLVTLAHEMRYSDISALYAAIGEGHVSAQNIVQKLVQALGGEEAATEEIDESVPPARGRGRKRRTSADPGVVVKGVEDVWVKLARCCTPVPGDPIIGFVTRGSGVSVHRSDCVNVDSLSREPERILEVEWAPTQSSVFLVAIQVEALDRSRLLSDVTRVLSDQHVNILSAAVQTSRDRVATSRFTFEMGDPKHLGHVLKAVRGVEGVYDVYRVTSARRPS; from the coding sequence TTGCCAGACGAGGCCCAGCCACTGACCGCCGCAAAGCCCGAGTCCTCCTCGGCGTCCGCGGCGAAGCCCGCGCCGAGCGCGCCCCAGGCCAAGAACGACACCCGCGGGCCGATCCGGCACGCCCCGTCCGCCCCGGTCGACAAGCCGGCCGAGCAGCAGCCGCGTCCCAAGCCCATGCCGCCCGAGCGCGAACGCAACGCGCCCGTGGTCCGCACCCCCGCCGGGCAGCCCGCCCGCTCCGGCTCCTCCAACCGCGTTCGCGCCCGCCTCGCCCGCCTCGGCGTGCAGCGCGCCAACCCGTACAACCCGGTCCTGGAGCCCCTGCTGCGGATAGTGCGCAGCAACGACCCCAAGATCGAGACGGCGACCCTGCGCCAGATCGAGCGCGCCTACCAGGTCGCCGAACGCTGGCACCGCGGTCAGAAGCGCAAGAGCGGCGACCCGTACATCACCCACCCGCTCGCCGTCACCACCATCCTCGCCGAGCTGGGCATGGACCCGGCCACGCTCATGGCGGGCCTGCTGCACGACACCGTGGAGGACACCGAGTACGGCCTGGAGGACCTGCGCCGCGACTTCGGCGATGTCGTCACCCTCCTCGTCGACGGCGTCACCAAGCTCGACAAGGTCAAGTTCGGCGAGGCCGCGCAGGCCGAGACCGTCCGCAAGATGGTCGTCGCCATGGCGAAGGACCCGCGCGTCCTGGTCATCAAGCTCGCCGACCGCCTGCACAACATGCGCACCATGCGCTACCTCAAGCGGGAGAAGCAGGAGAAGAAGGCGCGCGAGACCCTGGAGATCTACGCGCCGCTCGCCCACCGCCTGGGCATGAACACCATCAAGTGGGAGCTGGAGGACCTCGCCTTCGCGATCCTCTACCCCAAGATGTACGACGAGATCGTCCGCCTGGTCGCCGAGCGCGCCCCCAAGCGCGACGAGTACCTGGCGATCGTCACCGACGAGGTACAGCAGGACCTGCGCGCGGCCCGCATCAAGGCGACCGTCACCGGCCGCCCCAAGCACTACTACAGCGTCTACCAGAAGATGATCGTCCGCGGCCGTGACTTCGCGGAGATCTACGACCTGGTGGGCATCCGAGTCCTGGTGGACACCGTCCGCGACTGCTACGCGGCGCTCGGCACGGTCCACGCCCGCTGGAACCCGGTTCCGGGGCGGTTCAAGGACTACATCGCGATGCCCAAGTTCAACATGTACCAGTCGCTGCACACGACGGTCATCGGGCCCAACGGCAAGCCGGTCGAGCTGCAGATCCGCACCTTCGACATGCACCGCCGCGCGGAGTACGGCATCGCCGCGCACTGGAAGTACAAGCAGGAGGCCGTCGCCGGCGCCTCCAAGGTCCGCTCCGACGCGCCCAAGTCCTCCGGCAAGGGCAAGGACGACCACCTCAACGACATGGCGTGGCTGCGCCAGCTCCTCGACTGGCAGAAGGAGACCGAGGACCCCGGCGAGTTCCTGGAGTCCCTGCGCTTCGACCTCTCCCGCAACGAGGTCTTCGTCTTCACCCCCAAGGGCGACGTCATAGCGCTCCCGGCCGGGGCCACCCCCGTGGACTTCGCCTACGCGGTCCACACCGAGGTCGGCCACCGGACCATAGGGGCACGGGTCAACGGCCGCCTGGTTCCGCTGGAGTCCACCCTCGACAACGGCGACCTGGTGGAGGTCTTCACCTCCAAGGCGGCCGGCGCGGGCCCCTCCCGCGACTGGCTCGGCTTCGTCAAGTCGCCGCGCGCCCGCAACAAGATCCGCGCCTGGTTCTCCAAGGAGCGCCGCGACGAGGCGATCGAGCAGGGCAAGGACTCCATCGTCCGCGCGATGCGCAAGCAGAACCTGCCGATCCAGCGCATCCTGACCGGCGACTCCCTGGTCACCCTCGCGCACGAGATGCGCTACTCCGACATCTCCGCGCTGTACGCGGCGATCGGCGAGGGCCATGTCTCCGCGCAGAACATCGTGCAGAAGCTGGTCCAGGCGCTCGGCGGCGAGGAGGCGGCCACCGAGGAGATCGACGAGTCGGTCCCGCCGGCCCGCGGTCGCGGCCGCAAACGCCGGACCAGCGCCGACCCGGGTGTCGTCGTCAAGGGCGTAGAGGACGTGTGGGTCAAGCTGGCCCGCTGCTGCACACCGGTCCCCGGCGACCCCATCATCGGCTTCGTCACCCGCGGCAGCGGCGTCTCCGTCCACCGCAGCGACTGCGTGAACGTGGACTCGCTCTCCCGCGAGCCCGAGCGCATCCTCGAGGTCGAGTGGGCGCCCACCCAGTCGTCCGTCTTCCTGGTCGCCATCCAGGTCGAGGCACTGGACCGCTCCCGGCTCCTCTCGGACGTCACCCGCGTGCTGTCCGACCAGCACGTCAACATCCTCTCCGCGGCCGTCCAGACCTCCCGCGACCGCGTGGCCACCTCCCGCTTCACCTTCGAGATGGGCGACCCGAAGCACCTGGGCCACGTCCTGAAGGCCGTACGCGGCGTGGAGGGCGTCTACGACGTCTACCGGGTGACATCGGCGCGCAGGCCGTCGTAG
- a CDS encoding adenine phosphoribosyltransferase, translated as MTETTDLTELLLSRIRDVVDHPEPGVVFKDITPLLADPAAFAALTGALAEVARDTGATKVVGLEARGFILGAPVALRADLGFIPVRKAGKLPGATLSQAYDLEYGSAEIEVHAEDLSAGDRVLVVDDVLATGGTAEASVELIRRAGAEVCGLAVLMELGFLNGRTRLEPALAGAPLKALLTV; from the coding sequence ATGACCGAGACGACCGACCTCACGGAGCTGCTGCTCAGCCGCATCCGGGACGTGGTGGACCACCCGGAGCCGGGCGTGGTGTTCAAGGACATCACCCCGCTCCTGGCGGACCCGGCCGCCTTCGCCGCGCTCACCGGCGCGCTCGCCGAGGTGGCCCGGGACACCGGCGCCACCAAGGTCGTCGGCCTGGAGGCCCGGGGCTTCATCCTGGGCGCCCCCGTGGCGCTGCGGGCCGACCTCGGTTTCATCCCCGTACGCAAGGCGGGCAAGCTCCCCGGAGCCACCCTGAGCCAGGCCTACGACCTGGAGTACGGCTCCGCCGAGATCGAGGTGCACGCCGAGGACCTGAGCGCGGGCGACCGCGTGCTGGTCGTCGACGACGTCCTCGCCACCGGTGGCACCGCCGAGGCCTCGGTGGAGCTCATCCGCCGGGCCGGTGCCGAGGTCTGCGGCCTCGCCGTCCTGATGGAGCTGGGGTTTTTGAACGGCCGGACCCGTCTGGAGCCGGCCCTGGCCGGAGCGCCGCTGAAGGCGCTGCTCACCGTCTGA
- the secF gene encoding protein translocase subunit SecF, with amino-acid sequence MGKLGNLGARLHHGEVGYDFVKNRKLWYGISILITITAIVGLAVRGLHMGIEFQGGAVFTTPKNVSASVSQAETYAEEASGHDAIVQKLGDGSLRIQISGTDTAASDQIKEELSKDLDVPASKIAADLVGPSWGDQIANKAWQGLGIFMVLVVIYLAIAFEWRMALAAFVALVHDITITVGIYALVGFEVTPGTVIGLLTILGYSLYDTVVVFDSLKEQTRDITKQTRWTYGEIANRSINSTLVRSVNTTVVALLPVAGLLFIGGGVLGAGMLNDISLSLFVGLAAGAYSSIFIATPLVADLKEAEPQMKSLKKRVLAKRAQAGAKGEPVESHDDERYDDETDEPGDVAPAVVGPRTQPAARARGRGRPSGKRR; translated from the coding sequence ATGGGAAAGCTCGGCAACCTCGGCGCCCGACTGCACCACGGTGAGGTCGGCTACGACTTCGTCAAGAACCGCAAGCTCTGGTACGGCATCTCCATCCTGATCACCATCACGGCGATCGTCGGTCTGGCGGTGCGCGGCCTGCACATGGGCATCGAGTTCCAGGGCGGCGCGGTCTTCACCACCCCGAAGAACGTGAGCGCCTCGGTCTCCCAGGCCGAGACCTACGCGGAAGAGGCCTCGGGCCACGACGCGATCGTCCAGAAGCTCGGTGACGGCAGCCTCCGCATCCAGATCTCGGGCACCGACACAGCGGCCTCGGACCAGATCAAGGAAGAGCTCTCCAAGGACCTCGACGTCCCGGCGTCGAAGATCGCCGCCGACCTGGTCGGCCCGAGTTGGGGCGACCAGATCGCGAACAAGGCGTGGCAGGGCCTCGGGATCTTCATGGTCCTCGTGGTCATCTACCTGGCCATCGCCTTCGAGTGGCGCATGGCACTGGCCGCGTTCGTCGCGCTGGTCCACGACATCACCATCACCGTCGGCATCTACGCCCTCGTCGGCTTCGAGGTCACGCCCGGCACGGTGATCGGTCTGCTCACGATCCTCGGCTACTCGCTCTACGACACGGTCGTCGTCTTCGACAGCCTCAAGGAACAGACGAGAGACATCACCAAACAGACCCGCTGGACGTACGGCGAGATCGCCAACCGCTCGATCAACAGCACCCTGGTCCGTTCCGTCAACACCACGGTGGTCGCGCTGCTGCCGGTGGCGGGCCTGCTGTTCATCGGTGGCGGTGTCCTCGGGGCCGGCATGCTCAACGACATCTCGCTGTCGCTGTTCGTGGGTCTCGCGGCCGGCGCCTACTCGTCGATCTTCATCGCCACGCCGCTCGTCGCCGACCTCAAGGAGGCCGAGCCGCAGATGAAGTCCCTCAAGAAGCGTGTCCTCGCCAAGCGCGCCCAGGCAGGAGCCAAGGGCGAGCCGGTGGAGTCGCACGACGACGAGCGCTACGACGACGAGACCGACGAGCCCGGCGACGTGGCCCCCGCCGTCGTCGGCCCGCGCACCCAGCCCGCCGCCCGCGCCCGGGGCCGCGGCCGACCCTCGGGGAAGCGCCGATGA
- the secD gene encoding protein translocase subunit SecD, which translates to MVAPKKGKNASAQSRPGRSLALILIAIVALTGGMFASGHTTPRLGIDLAGGTSITLRAVPEEGQESAINKTNMNTAVGIMERRVNGLGVSEAEVQTQGDRNIIVNIPKGTNSEKAREQVGTTAKLYFRPVVATELSGPGATGSPSPSATGNASGEPTDKATDGADEDKATDGGKASDAPSDAASASASPQGRAASDALKADPSPSASAKESDGASPSPSASASGDDAAAKLQEQYAKLDCTDAGARAKAGDGAKPGESMVACGQNAQGQWQKYILGPAAVDGTDVDESEAVLNTQTGAGWTVTMKFTDEGAKKFADITGKLAQNQSPQNQFAIVLDNEVVSDPYVSQALTGGSAEISGNFDQEEAEGLANMLSYGALPLTFKEDSVTTVTAALGGDQLKAGLIAGAIGLALVIMYLLVYYRGLSFIAVASLFVSAGLTYVIMSLLGPAIGFALNLPAVCGAIVAIGITADSFIVYFERVRDEIREGRSLRPAVERAWPRARRTILVSDFVSFLAAAVLFVVTVGKVQGFAFTLGLTTLLDVVVVFLFTKPLLTLMARRKFFASGHKWSGLDPKSLGAKPPLRRTRRPARPVAGPVDPKEA; encoded by the coding sequence GTGGTAGCACCTAAAAAGGGAAAGAACGCGAGCGCTCAGAGTAGGCCCGGGCGCTCGCTGGCCCTGATCCTGATCGCCATCGTGGCGCTCACCGGGGGCATGTTCGCCTCCGGACACACGACTCCGCGTCTCGGTATCGACCTCGCCGGCGGCACGAGCATCACGCTCCGTGCGGTTCCGGAAGAGGGCCAGGAATCGGCGATCAACAAGACCAACATGAACACCGCGGTCGGCATCATGGAGCGCCGTGTCAATGGTCTGGGTGTGTCCGAAGCCGAGGTTCAGACCCAAGGCGACCGGAACATCATCGTCAACATTCCCAAGGGCACGAATTCCGAGAAGGCCCGGGAGCAGGTCGGCACCACCGCCAAGCTCTACTTCCGCCCGGTCGTAGCCACGGAGCTGTCCGGCCCCGGCGCGACCGGCAGCCCCTCGCCGAGCGCCACCGGGAACGCCTCCGGCGAGCCGACGGACAAGGCGACGGACGGCGCGGACGAGGACAAGGCCACCGACGGCGGCAAGGCGAGCGACGCGCCGTCCGACGCCGCGTCGGCGAGCGCCAGTCCCCAGGGCCGCGCCGCGAGCGACGCCCTCAAGGCCGACCCCAGCCCCTCCGCCTCCGCCAAGGAGTCCGACGGCGCATCCCCGTCCCCGAGCGCCAGCGCCTCCGGCGACGACGCGGCCGCCAAGCTGCAGGAGCAGTACGCGAAGCTGGACTGCACCGACGCGGGCGCCCGCGCCAAGGCCGGTGACGGTGCCAAGCCCGGCGAGTCGATGGTCGCCTGCGGTCAGAACGCGCAGGGCCAGTGGCAGAAGTACATCCTCGGCCCCGCCGCGGTCGACGGCACGGACGTCGACGAGTCCGAAGCCGTACTGAACACCCAGACCGGTGCCGGCTGGACCGTGACCATGAAGTTCACGGACGAGGGCGCCAAGAAGTTCGCCGACATCACCGGCAAGCTCGCCCAGAACCAGTCCCCGCAGAACCAGTTCGCCATCGTCCTGGACAACGAGGTCGTCTCCGATCCCTACGTCAGTCAGGCGCTCACCGGCGGCAGCGCGGAGATCTCCGGCAACTTCGACCAGGAGGAGGCCGAGGGCCTCGCCAACATGCTCTCCTACGGTGCCCTGCCGCTGACCTTCAAGGAGGACAGCGTCACCACCGTCACCGCCGCGCTCGGCGGTGACCAGCTCAAGGCCGGTCTGATCGCCGGTGCGATCGGCCTCGCCCTGGTCATCATGTACCTGCTGGTGTACTACCGCGGCCTGTCGTTCATCGCCGTCGCCTCGCTCTTCGTCTCCGCGGGGCTCACGTACGTGATCATGTCGCTGCTCGGCCCGGCCATCGGCTTCGCGCTCAACCTGCCGGCCGTGTGCGGTGCCATCGTCGCGATCGGCATCACGGCGGACTCGTTCATCGTGTACTTCGAACGCGTCCGCGACGAGATCCGGGAGGGCCGCTCGTTGCGACCCGCCGTCGAGCGGGCCTGGCCGCGCGCCCGGCGCACCATCCTGGTCTCCGACTTCGTCTCCTTCCTCGCCGCCGCGGTCCTGTTCGTCGTCACCGTCGGCAAGGTCCAGGGTTTCGCGTTCACGCTCGGCCTGACCACCCTGCTCGACGTGGTGGTGGTGTTCCTCTTCACCAAGCCGCTGCTGACGCTGATGGCCCGCCGCAAGTTCTTCGCGAGCGGCCACAAGTGGTCCGGCCTCGACCCGAAGAGCCTGGGCGCCAAGCCGCCGCTGCGCCGTACCCGCCGTCCCGCGCGCCCCGTCGCCGGCCCCGTCGACCCGAAGGAGGCGTGA
- the yajC gene encoding preprotein translocase subunit YajC, whose product MSLVTLLPFIVLIGAMFLMTRSAKKKQQQAVDMRNQMQPGSGVRTIGGMYATVKEVNDDTVLLDAGPGVELLFAKNSIGAVLTDEEYNRIVHGIEHDLKSDSDIVPDDASSLTGTDASADAADASGDKSVDLGKKDADDTSADEPTAGATSAEAKADEQAKKSDGGSEAK is encoded by the coding sequence GTGAGTCTCGTGACCCTCCTCCCGTTCATCGTGCTCATCGGGGCCATGTTCCTGATGACCCGGTCGGCGAAGAAGAAGCAGCAGCAGGCCGTCGACATGCGGAACCAGATGCAGCCCGGTTCCGGCGTCCGCACCATCGGGGGCATGTACGCCACGGTCAAGGAGGTCAACGACGACACGGTCCTCCTTGACGCCGGCCCGGGTGTGGAACTCCTCTTCGCCAAGAACTCCATCGGTGCCGTCCTCACGGACGAGGAGTACAACCGCATCGTCCACGGCATCGAGCACGACCTGAAGTCCGACTCCGACATCGTCCCGGACGATGCCTCCTCCCTCACCGGGACCGACGCCTCCGCCGACGCCGCTGACGCCTCCGGCGACAAGTCCGTCGACCTCGGCAAGAAGGACGCCGACGACACGTCGGCCGACGAGCCGACGGCCGGCGCCACGTCCGCCGAGGCCAAGGCGGACGAGCAGGCGAAGAAGTCCGACGGCGGTTCCGAGGCGAAGTAA